In the Triticum aestivum cultivar Chinese Spring chromosome 2B, IWGSC CS RefSeq v2.1, whole genome shotgun sequence genome, TTGAGCTGCTGCAGCTACCATATAGCCAGATTCCTGATCAGCTCAACCAGACTTCTGTTACCACAGGTCTGATTCAAGCTGGCCCTGGTTTGAAAGAGAAGCTACATTTTTGTAGAAGCACATCTGGTCAGAAAtttatcatctactccctccgtaaactaatataagagcgtttagaatactaaaatagagatctaaacgctcttatattagtttacagagggagtactttcaaCCACGAATGCACAAGATAAGACGTGTACTTCAACCGGCAACCACAAAGTAGAAGGCAGCATACTTCCAAAAAACAAGGGTTGTCAAATTTGAAGAAACCTCATAATGAAAACAATAAATAAACAAAGGAAATGAAGATCAAAAGAAGAGTAAAAATATTGCTAGTTCATGATCTTACTGAAATTACTTTTATATGGCCTTCATATCGAATGTAAGAGTGAACACATCCTTGCACAAATGATTCTAGTGATCAAGCTTAGGAGGACAAATCGTTGTGATGTCCCATGCACCCTGTCTTAGCAGAGCTTTTTCAGGAGGATAAGGACATTATGGTCCACATCTAACCATTTTATACTGACAGAGAGTCCTATTTTTTGCAAGAAATATATTGCGCtgatttttcatttcatttttctaACAAACTCAGTTCAACCTACAATTTACTTAACAGACTAAGAATAGTTCAATAACTGAAAATAATTTAAGGAATGAAAAACTAGAGAACGAATTATACATTTATTTCCTGCTGCACTATACTGTGAACTCGTTATCTTTCAGATACAGAAGCCACCTAGAAGGTGGTCAGTGGTCACAGAAAGCAAGATGGTAAGAGCTAATAATAAGAAAGTCGGCTAAGGTACTGCTGACATGGCGCTTATCAAAGCACTCATACTTTACAAGGCGCAGTAGAATGGATAGAACATGGTGCTAGTACCGTTTTGATATGCGTGGCATGGAGCACTTCTGTTTCCTGTCATGATATATTCTAACAATGACAGCAGCCGTTTCCTCTACGGCTTTTCCAGTGACCTCTGCACGAAAAATATATGGTTATAGCGTGAGAAAAAACAAACTAGCTCTCCATTAAAGACGATGAAACTGATCTTACGGATCACTGGCCATGTTGGGTGCCGAACAAAAATTTGATTTGCATGGTCGAGCTCCTGCCTCACATGCTCCATTTCAGCATAATTGCTCTTCTGCCCATGAAATCCTAGAGTGTTTGCTCTCGTCTTTCTGATTGCCTGAAGAACCACGGGGTTTATCGTCAACCCAAAGATCTTATCCTGGTCGGTCTCAAATAGGGCCTTTGGAAGATCAATACCCATCACAATTGGGACGTTTGCCACTTTGTACCCTTTTTGTGCTAGATAAATTGACAATGGTGTTTTCCCAGTACGTGAAACACCAACAAGCACAATGTGTGCACGGGCAAGGTTCTGTGGCTGAGCGCCATCATCTTGTTTGATGGTAAAATCAATCGCTTCAATTCGTTGGAAGTAATCCTCAGAAAGTTGACCCTTTCGGCTAGCAGAGCTTCGTGAAATACCAGATGGAGCAACACCAATATGAGAAGCTATCGCGTCAATAGTAGGACGAAGAACATCGGTAGATGGAACACCCCATAAATCACAAGCCTTCTTAGTTGCCTCGGCCATTGAAGGATCGGCAAGGGTATATAGAAGCAATGCTCCTTCTTTTGCTGCTTGCCTTACTATCTCAATAAGGTTATCCATGTCATCAATCTAAAGAAAATTAGAAGCAATGTGTAAGAGATGCTGATTACTTCCAACAAGTGATGTGCAATTAACTTTTTCTTAGCCCATGCTTGTGCTAAGCATGGGTGAATAGTGTCAAATAACAGTTTCTGAACTAAGACTACAATCAACTGACTGATTTTGTTCAATAAAATGATCCAATCCAAGCAAACACG is a window encoding:
- the LOC123044640 gene encoding probable pyruvate, phosphate dikinase regulatory protein, chloroplastic encodes the protein MMSAKLGAATPSVLLPPSPRLHGVRPSPTAASCLADTGTGPPLSAGPDQEHSGAPGQEEAAVSSPSQPRSRASSQLSHWSRARALRSGRRLELPVIRASAALEVPTKSPPPTEQEGAATEDDDDGDEAVGVGSEAAGNSIYMVSDGTGSTLEHSVNAVLGQFEHCLVDRRCATSTHLFSGIDDMDNLIEIVRQAAKEGALLLYTLADPSMAEATKKACDLWGVPSTDVLRPTIDAIASHIGVAPSGISRSSASRKGQLSEDYFQRIEAIDFTIKQDDGAQPQNLARAHIVLVGVSRTGKTPLSIYLAQKGYKVANVPIVMGIDLPKALFETDQDKIFGLTINPVVLQAIRKTRANTLGFHGQKSNYAEMEHVRQELDHANQIFVRHPTWPVIQVTGKAVEETAAVIVRIYHDRKQKCSMPRISKRVAPIRVYGSLSEMVNTPVEPEKVLAMDV